A single Nomascus leucogenys isolate Asia chromosome 14, Asia_NLE_v1, whole genome shotgun sequence DNA region contains:
- the CD300LF gene encoding CMRF35-like molecule 1, translating to MPLLTLYPLLFWLSGYSIATEITGPTTVNGLERGSLTVRCVYSSHWETYLKWWCRGAVWHDCKILVKTNGSEQEVKRDRVSIKDNQKNRTFTVTMEDLMKTDADTYWCGIERTGSDFGVPVRVTIDPAPVTPEETSSSPTLTGHHLDNRSEGSQAANYRPAAHQGTLATVSRHNLLKLSVLLPLIFTILLLLSVAASLLAWRMMKRQQKAAGMSPEQVLQPLEGDLCYADLTLQLAGTSPQKATTKLSSSAQADQVQVEYVTMAPLPKENISYASLTFGAEHQEPTYCNMGHLSGHIPSGGPEVPMEYSTIRRL from the exons ATGCCCCTGCTGACGCTCTACCCGCTCCTCTTCTGGCTCTCAG GCTACTCCATTGCCACCGAAATCACCGGTCCAACAACGGTGAATGGCCTGGAGCGGGGCTCCTTGACCGTGCGGTGTGTTTACAGCTCACACTGGGAGACCTACTTGAAATGGTGGTGTCGAGGAGCTGTTTGGCATGACTGCAAGATCCTTGTTAAAACCAATGGATCAGAGCAGGAGGTGAAGAGGGACCGGGTGTCCATCAAGGACAATCAGAAAAACCGCACGTTCACTGTGACCATGGAGGATCTCATGAAAACTGATGCTGACACTTACTGGTGTGGAATTGAGAGAACTGGATCTGACTTTGGGGTCCCAGTTCGAGTGACCATTGACCCAG CACCAGTCACCCCGGAAGAAACTAGCAGCTCCCCAACTCTGACCGGCCACCACTTGGACAACAG GAGTGAGGGTTCCCAGGCTGCAAACTACAGACCTGCAGCTCATCAG GGGACGCTTGCCACTGTTTCCAGGCACAACCTCCTGAAGCTCAGTGTCCTCCTGCCCCTCATCTTCACCATACTGCTGCTGCTTTCGGTGGCTGCCTCGCTCTTGGCTTGGAGGATGATGAAGCGCCAGCAGAAAG CGGCCGGGATGTCCCCAGAGCAG GTACTGCAGCCCCTGGAGGGTGACCTCTGTTATGCAGACCTGACCCTGCAGCTGGCCGGAACCTCTCCCCAAAAGGCTACCACGAAGCTCTCCTCCTCTGCCCAGGCTGACCAGGTGCAAGTGGAATATGTCACCATG GCTCCCTTGCCGAAGGAGAACATTTCCTACGCATCTCTGACCTTCGGTGCTGAGCATCAGGAGCCGACCTACTGCAACATGGGCCACCTCAGTGGCCACATCCCCAGCGGGGGTCCTGAGGTGCCCATGGAATACAGCACCATCAGGAGGCTTTAG